Sequence from the Micropterus dolomieu isolate WLL.071019.BEF.003 ecotype Adirondacks unplaced genomic scaffold, ASM2129224v1 contig_8848, whole genome shotgun sequence genome:
cagagagacaaaccacagctaaagttaactcaccctgcgttcactgtaaggtaattttcttcaatcaagtttccctcagcgctctcataaaaactaaaatacgaccagacttcagagAGACTGAAGAATCTCCGCAGCGCTGTCTTCAGccatgttgtcattgacccaaacaaacccacattgcattctgcgcatgcgcgcctgcttctgggagacgctggacagtgtttgccgtgagtTTATAATAGCGCGGTTAATCGTACCcagttatcatggtaattaaaaaaatatatatgtgtatggtaataataaccgtcgggaattttaccatggtttaccattaaaccggtaatcgtttcatccctagacATAACATTACATTGTAGGACCTGCTAGTCTTGATAGCAGTATCAATAAGCTTGGACCTTAGTGACtttcaggttttgagaaattttggaaccagTCCTTTTCGAcccgggtctcgatccccatccctacagTTAACACATCTACTTACTATTTCAATTCCAGACTCTCCTGTGCAGTAACTCTGTTTGACCATGGAGTGACAGCACTTGTATCCCCAGAAGCCATCTTTCCAGAAGGAGCCCCAAATGCACTAAAGACAGGAGAATGTTTTTTTagaatacaaacaaacaaaatgtgacaaaattaAGCCAAACATTTTTCCGCAGGGGGCCGCAGCGTGTTTTCGCCATCCTTACAGTGTGGTTGTTGATGAGCACGTCCTCCTCATACTTGGAGCGAGCCACGGCCTTCTCAAGTCCCTTCAGTACAGCGCCGTGACGAGAGTACTCCACGTAGTCCTCCGTCTGGGCCAACAACAGCTCCCGTGGCGGTGCATTTAAGTGTTCTTCACCTCCATACTGATTGCCACAAACAAaagccaaaatgtcaaaatcaatTAACTCTTCAGCCAGCAGGAGAGAAACATATtgaagtcttttttttaaattaagttttttacCAAAGGCTAAAATTTGAGACCATATTCTCAAACTTTCACTGCTGCTACGACTCACATCTACAAACTATTGGAAGATGGCGTAAAAATACAATGTCGACGTTGTGAGTGCCCATAAAAACATATGCATAGATACCACTTAGTGCTTGTATCCACCAAAacgttttttgccagctgaaaacgccagctgctCTTCAGGTAACGCCTAGCTGGGAGTCGCAGCGATTTTTAATGGCTGAGATGCTTCGGTTGCTACGATACATTATGTCCGTGGAAGTGATGTGTTGCAAGTAGGCTACCTAATTTTACCgaatttaaaaatgtcaccacaaagtaagAGTACTTGTTCcacatgaagagaaggctgaagcatGTAGAGCGAGGGGACGgacgtgggttcatgagattttgtgggTGAGAAAACGCCCTGGCTAGTACCATCGTTTGGTTCAACAGCTGAGAATGCTCTGTGTGGTATTTTACCCCCCCCTACTCCACTGTGACAGTGACGAGTGCTGCATTTCACCTAattgcaaaacactttttaactCTCAGTGACCAGAAAAAACCATTGAGCGCCCAGTGCCCGGCGCGGAATAGACATTAAGCACCTCGTCACGCTGCTGGCGTTTTTTACCATGTTGTAAATTCTCAGTGCTCCCATTGCATTGTATTGCAAAAAGACGATGGCTtcataatatatttatagataGAAAGATACTagaaagaaaatagaaagaTAAAAAGAACATATAAAGTGTTAGAACCTGACAGTGGTGTAGATGGATGATCTATCTCTGCTTGCATCATTTACATAGGCAGGCTACCATTCAGCAAGCATTCATTGAACAATCTGACATGCCTCAAAACTGATATTATACAGTCTGACACAGATTGTGGCGTACATTTTATTAGACCAATTTTGCTCAATGTGACATGCAATTAACAGCCtgctgctaaaaaaaaaaaaaaaaaaaaaaagcaatgtaCCTTCTCCAGGATGCTAtccctctgtttttctttaaagtcCTCCTTCTTGACCTTAAAGGACTTGTGAAGCAGCTCCAGCTTGGTGGGGTCAGCCTGCAGATGCACCTCAGAGCCTCTCTCATAGGCCTCCCAGGCAAACACTGTCACAAGATGAAGCAAGGTACAGTAAAAGATACCTGCTTGAGAAGCGTGAACGTAATTTGTGTGTTCGATAcgatgaatgaaaataaataatcacatcAGAAATTTATGACAGAACTCCTTCTCACCCCGATCACTACTTCCTTCACTCCCTTATACAAGCACACTCATTTAGTGATTCATAAAAACTTGCAATACTGGACTATGAGCTCAGCCATCTGCAATGCAGTGGGCTGCATTATGCCTTTGAATTTATTCACACTACAACCCACCTATACAGTACATGAATTACTATGTTTGATaatgtatttcatttcatttagtaATGCTGCTTTGGACTTTGGTGACAACGTTGATAtgtctgtgtatttatttatcaattaatataTTAGGCTAAGTTTATTATGAAAGATGAGTTTATTTAACTTGTACTAATCTACGGGTCTCGCAATTGCCCCAAATTGAAAGTGAAATTGAAAACTGAGATCAATCCTGCCGTTTCTGTCGCATGTTATATCAGAACAGACCTGCTTTGGCTAGGAAAATTATGCCATTTACAGTCTTGattttttacaacattaacaTGCAAACATATATGGGTACTTTAATAGTGAAATTGTTTAATTTAGCTATGCCTGCTAGCTAAGGCACGTAGACAACAGGCAGCTAAAACTCTGGCAGCATCTAGTTAAAGTAATTGTGATTAAAGCACACGATGGCTCCAACCACTGTCCTTTACTCTTTTTGTAATACCAGGAAAATCTGACTTGCAAAACTTAGAGTGGGGGTGGTGAGTGGCTGAAGGGAGCTGGAGAGCTATCTTGGTGACTTACACTGTGTTTGAGCCATGGTGATCGTGGCCCCAGAATAGCGAGCAAAGTTGTCTCCAGCATACCCGACTCTGTCAGACAAAACAGTTAAATAATCATTTCAACACAAGCCAATGAGAAGTTTTGAGTAATCAGGAAATACAGTGACAGTCACTTACTCGTCAGGGTTCATGCCAGTGTTGGAGTACGGGTTCTCTCTCATAGCTCGAGTCTTTGGATCATAGTATGCTGAATTTGGATCCAAATTCCTCAAGTACTTGTGTGAGAAACAGACACAAGAAGTTCAGATTATTGGGAGTCTGTGTTAGTAACAGGACCTCATCTCTCAATTAAAACAGCTTCCAACGGTGGACATGGGAGGCAACCTACCATGGTCCACCACAGCAAAATAAGAATCATTAGTTAGAGAGCTGAGAGTAAAATAGCAGTTCAGCATAGGCAATAGGCCTGTGTGTCTCTTACTTTAGCCGTGTCTTCTCTGATACGCAGATTCCTAACAGTGATTCGCCTCTTGGAGTCAAAGTTCTGACCAGGCATGTCAATGTCATCTGCGTATTTatcttcatcctcatcctcGCTGTCATGTTCCCGCTCCTGCACAGATTCAAAGAATTAAACGTCGGTCTTCTAGACAAGAGACTGCCTTTTATCTTGCGAataagacaacaatacaatctTGACATAGGTGAACACTTACAGATTGGTCCAGTTTTCCAGAGGCCAGCTCATCCTGAAGCTTATGTGCCTTCAGTGTCCTCTTGGCCTGAGAGCCAGAaacaaataaagtcaaattcATGTGGTAAACAGAAAGTAGATTACACAGTTGTGATGTAATGTTTTGAACCTGATGATAACACCTGATTTGTGTCCCAGTACCTGCAATTGTGGAAATATTATTTATGATGCGTTTTATCTTTTAAAGTATTAATACCAGGTAATAAAAAGGTGCAAAAATAAACTGACATAGGCACTTCAGTTTGCCCTCAGTTATGTTTGCAAGGTTTGGCTTTGCAAGAATCAGGGATTTTTAGTTGCCAGATTTTACACCAATAAGAAGGTTCAGTTTGAAGCTGTTGTGTATGGCTTCTCTGAATTTATATGTCCTTGGAAGAGGGCGGACatatgtgtttttcttcttctcaacAAACTAAACGCTAGTTTAGCAAGCTTAATTTACCACTGGACTGCTTACCAGGTCAACTTTGGCGTACTCTTCCACGATGCGCTGGTGTTCCTCTGGGTCATACCCGTTCCAGCGGTCACGCTTCCCGTCATAGTCCAGTTCAAGCTGTATCTGACTGTGTTCATCTGGAGCTATGCCTGTGCCTGTGAACTTTGCGCCAACTTTTCTGGGTCTCTGATGAGATGAAAGTGAAGGTCAGAGGATTACGTTATTTATTACAGACAGaacattattttaatgtacaggATTAGAAGTGAGTAGGGTACCGTGTATTCAACATGTGGAAGATGGAAACAAGTGTAGCTGCAGCAACAGCCTCgcccaaaagaaaaacagtaagtCAATTATGGAAACTGGGGTGAAGTTAGATTAATATTGGAAATATTAGTTTTTGCAGCCGTGACCTTCAATAGCTCTGTGGCAAAGCCTCGATTTCTTCCCGTTATGGGATATGTTGGCTAATTTCGGCAGACGTTTCAGTTTTGATCAACTCAAATCACCAAAGTTGAATATGCCGTGGTGAGTGTAAAGAACTGAATGTCTGTCGCTATAGGCGGAGTTAGGGACAGTCTAAAAAGTGCAATACAATCCATTTCAACTGTAAATGACAAACCACTGCCAATATAGATAGTGA
This genomic interval carries:
- the LOC123965207 gene encoding pre-mRNA-splicing factor SLU7-like (The sequence of the model RefSeq protein was modified relative to this genomic sequence to represent the inferred CDS: added 202 bases not found in genome assembly) produces the protein MTEQPDANVGVSQEGIVGLDEPKKMTREDWRKKKELEEQRKLGNAPAEVDEEGKDINPHIPQYISSVPWYVDPSKRPTLKHQRPQSECQKQYSTIGEWYKRGVQENTVTTKFRKGACENCGALTHKKKDCLERPRKVGAKFTGTGIAPDEHSQIQLELDYDGKRDRWNGYDPEEHQRIVEEYAKVDLAKRTLKAHKLQDELASGKLDQSEREHDSEDEDEDKYADDIDMPGQNFDSKRRITVRNLRIREDTAKYLRNLDPNSAYYDPKTRAMRENPYSNTGMNPDEVGYAGDNFARYSGATITMAQTQLFAWEAYERGSEVHLQADPTKLELLHKSFKVKKEDFKEKQRDSILEKYGGEEHLNAPPRELLLAQTEDYVEYSRHGAVLKGLEKAVARSKYEEDVLINNHTCIWGSFWKDGFWGYKCCHSMVKQSYCTGESGIEINNTDCVPFEEGLVEPQEEEEPKTLLEMHRDKMMKEKKKKKKSKKNKKRCSDSSDSEDEEKKKEKLKK